From the genome of Segatella hominis, one region includes:
- a CDS encoding HlyD family secretion protein, whose product MNKKIIKRIYNVVIILLFLGAIGWCFSHFFHGSNVAYTDDAQVNRHITPINTRVPGFIKEIRFTDYQHVKKGDTLVIIEDAEFRLHVAQAEAGLRGSKSSSSVVTASMGTTTSNVQTAAAGIEEARVDMLNAKQDFERFAALMKKDAVTRQQYDNAYARYLGAKARYEQASSRKASAASVHNVQTQQLGGSRAGESVAEAQLNLARLNLSYTVIVATCDGVMGRKDIHEGQLVQPGQMLARIVDDNDVWVVANYRETQMAGISVGKEVEFTADAIPDVVFHGKVEALSAAAGNAYSMIPVDNATGNFVKVEQRVPVRIALTKDNDPKQIALLRAGLNVETKVHIK is encoded by the coding sequence ATGAACAAGAAAATCATCAAGAGAATATATAATGTAGTGATTATCCTCCTTTTCCTGGGAGCCATCGGCTGGTGTTTCAGTCATTTCTTTCATGGCAGCAACGTGGCCTATACCGATGATGCACAGGTAAACCGTCACATCACACCGATCAATACCCGTGTGCCAGGTTTTATCAAGGAAATCCGTTTTACTGACTATCAGCATGTGAAGAAGGGCGATACACTCGTCATCATCGAGGACGCTGAGTTCCGTCTGCATGTGGCTCAGGCAGAAGCTGGTTTGCGTGGTTCCAAATCCAGTTCTTCGGTAGTGACTGCGAGCATGGGTACCACTACCAGCAATGTGCAGACTGCTGCTGCCGGCATAGAGGAAGCCCGTGTAGATATGCTGAATGCCAAACAGGATTTCGAACGTTTTGCTGCTCTGATGAAGAAGGATGCTGTTACCCGCCAACAATACGACAATGCATACGCCCGATATTTAGGAGCCAAGGCTCGCTATGAACAGGCAAGCAGCAGAAAGGCAAGTGCAGCTTCGGTACACAACGTACAGACCCAGCAGCTCGGCGGTTCTCGTGCCGGTGAGAGTGTGGCTGAGGCCCAGCTCAACCTTGCCCGCCTCAACCTTTCATACACCGTCATCGTGGCTACCTGCGACGGCGTGATGGGAAGAAAGGATATCCACGAAGGACAGTTGGTACAACCGGGACAGATGCTTGCCCGCATCGTGGATGATAACGATGTATGGGTGGTAGCCAACTATCGTGAAACCCAAATGGCTGGTATCAGCGTGGGCAAAGAAGTGGAGTTTACTGCCGATGCTATTCCTGATGTTGTTTTCCACGGCAAGGTAGAAGCCCTCTCTGCTGCAGCCGGCAATGCCTACTCGATGATTCCGGTAGATAATGCCACCGGCAACTTCGTGAAGGTTGAGCAGCGCGTGCCTGTGCGCATCGCCCTGACCAAGGACAACGACCCGAAACAGATAGCCTTGCTCCGTGCCGGACTGAACGTAGAAACCAAGGTTCACATTAAATAG
- a CDS encoding DUF4840 domain-containing protein has protein sequence MKKISMVIVAISAMISLSGCHEDPTYVDSYFQRQSVIEELSNELKGQYSSIFIPVIYNASQEQMDYKSLWKGEVTENGQPIIHYTFGGYENRTVTLQQVPISWISFVIKDTKLAEAVKLLPDYDISILYSFASSDEETGGASKMGKIIYSDSKVPVTLNYGGQQHLVLFNFKCPSQFVFDADKRPISPGRIQLELKSIIVDNVIVQEIDGYSGEEFFLSIMGKTDPISK, from the coding sequence ATGAAAAAGATATCAATGGTCATTGTGGCTATTTCAGCCATGATTAGTTTAAGCGGATGCCATGAGGATCCTACTTATGTGGATTCTTACTTCCAGCGTCAAAGTGTAATTGAGGAGCTGAGTAATGAGCTTAAAGGACAATACAGCAGTATATTCATTCCTGTAATCTATAATGCATCGCAAGAACAGATGGATTATAAAAGTTTATGGAAGGGTGAGGTCACAGAAAATGGTCAACCTATCATCCACTACACTTTTGGAGGGTACGAAAACCGGACTGTCACCTTACAGCAAGTCCCAATCAGCTGGATAAGTTTTGTCATAAAAGATACTAAATTGGCAGAAGCAGTCAAGCTGTTGCCCGATTATGATATTTCGATACTTTATTCTTTTGCAAGCTCAGACGAAGAAACAGGAGGAGCGAGCAAAATGGGGAAAATCATATATAGCGATAGCAAAGTACCAGTGACATTGAACTATGGCGGACAGCAGCATCTTGTGCTTTTCAACTTTAAATGTCCTTCGCAATTTGTTTTTGATGCAGACAAGCGTCCTATCTCTCCGGGAAGGATCCAACTGGAACTCAAATCTATTATTGTTGACAATGTAATTGTCCAAGAAATTGATGGCTATTCAGGAGAAGAGTTCTTTCTTAGTATTATGGGCAAAACAGATCCAATCTCGAAATGA
- a CDS encoding XAC2610-related protein, which produces MKKIVFILLIFCSFLVVWGCNKNKTKCVPQKEATSDSSMRSNDDTLSLMIEHEVDDVDYGVIIKRGDKTIHRFGYKYPEDDDLVPNEERIDSCLLTDLNFDGIKEDVLFYLGSFGASGTKHFDAYVWNPNTEHYDKIEEFKDIPNPKISDKYKCILSKVHVSSAENEYVKYVCTNGHLIKVAELRQYWKGNIYPERDRAVYEEHFIKANVWKRNLKLNQISDFWKPVVPF; this is translated from the coding sequence ATGAAAAAGATAGTTTTTATTCTACTCATTTTTTGTAGTTTTCTTGTAGTATGGGGATGCAATAAGAATAAAACGAAATGTGTTCCACAGAAAGAAGCAACTTCTGATTCTTCTATGAGAAGTAATGACGACACTCTAAGCCTTATGATAGAGCATGAGGTTGACGATGTTGATTATGGAGTGATTATAAAACGTGGCGACAAGACCATTCATCGCTTCGGATACAAATATCCTGAAGATGATGATCTTGTACCAAATGAAGAACGTATTGATAGTTGTCTGTTGACTGACTTGAATTTTGACGGTATAAAAGAAGATGTGCTGTTTTATTTGGGTAGCTTTGGTGCTTCTGGCACTAAACATTTTGATGCATATGTTTGGAATCCTAATACTGAGCATTATGACAAAATTGAAGAATTCAAAGATATTCCAAACCCCAAAATCAGCGACAAATACAAGTGTATTCTTTCAAAAGTGCATGTTTCTTCCGCAGAGAACGAATATGTAAAATATGTATGCACCAATGGACATCTCATTAAGGTTGCCGAATTGAGACAATATTGGAAAGGGAACATTTATCCAGAGCGAGACAGGGCTGTTTATGAAGAGCATTTTATTAAAGCTAATGTTTGGAAGAGAAACTTGAAACTAAATCAAATTAGCGATTTCTGGAAACCGGTCGTACCGTTTTGA
- a CDS encoding Rpn family recombination-promoting nuclease/putative transposase: protein MIQVEERYISLLTDFGFKRIFGTAINKDLLICFLNSLFDGKQVVKDVSYLNPEHVGDVYTDRKAIFDVYCEGENGEKFIVEMQNAYQTYFKDRSLFYSTFPIREQAPKGKDWDFKLNYVYTVALLNFDMNEEAFEKEKIRHSVQLCDTATHKVFYDKLEFIYVEIAKFNKSLEELETLYDKWLYALKNLYKLTQRPKELCDKVFDRLFEEAEIAKFTPQELREYEASKIAYRDIKNSVDTAKREGIAEGMEKGMEKKSHEIAKKMLTKGMDEATVMEITGLSAELIQQLKAEM from the coding sequence ATGATACAGGTAGAAGAAAGATATATCAGCTTGCTGACCGACTTCGGCTTCAAGCGAATTTTTGGAACAGCAATAAACAAGGATTTGCTGATTTGTTTTCTCAACAGTTTGTTTGATGGCAAACAGGTTGTGAAGGACGTTTCGTATCTCAACCCTGAGCATGTGGGAGACGTCTACACCGACCGCAAAGCCATCTTCGACGTATACTGCGAGGGCGAAAACGGCGAGAAGTTCATCGTAGAAATGCAGAATGCCTATCAGACATATTTCAAGGACCGCTCCCTGTTCTATTCCACATTTCCTATCCGTGAGCAGGCACCAAAGGGGAAGGATTGGGACTTCAAACTCAACTATGTATATACCGTTGCCCTGCTCAACTTCGACATGAACGAGGAAGCCTTCGAAAAGGAAAAAATCCGCCATAGTGTACAGTTGTGCGATACCGCCACTCATAAAGTGTTCTACGACAAGCTGGAGTTCATCTATGTAGAAATAGCCAAGTTTAACAAATCGCTGGAGGAACTGGAGACGCTTTACGACAAGTGGCTCTATGCGCTGAAGAATCTCTACAAGCTTACCCAGCGCCCTAAGGAGTTATGCGACAAGGTCTTCGACCGCCTCTTTGAGGAAGCCGAGATTGCCAAGTTTACTCCGCAGGAATTGAGGGAGTACGAAGCCAGTAAGATAGCGTATCGCGACATCAAGAATTCCGTAGACACCGCCAAGCGTGAAGGTATTGCTGAAGGAATGGAAAAAGGAATGGAAAAGAAAAGCCATGAGATTGCCAAGAAGATGCTGACAAAGGGCATGGATGAAGCGACTGTGATGGAAATAACGGGGCTGTCGGCAGAACTGATACAGCAGCTGAAAGCGGAGATGTAG
- a CDS encoding DUF6994 family protein → MLRKYHQILWSRELPCGEKMELTDGKSHGYLSLLTLTPERLQKPKVRRAKRRRC, encoded by the coding sequence ATGCTAAGGAAATATCATCAGATACTTTGGAGTAGAGAATTGCCGTGCGGTGAGAAAATGGAGCTGACCGATGGGAAAAGTCATGGCTACCTTTCGTTATTGACTCTCACGCCTGAGAGATTGCAAAAGCCAAAGGTGCGGAGAGCGAAGCGAAGGAGGTGCTGA